A portion of the Streptomyces sp. NBC_01335 genome contains these proteins:
- a CDS encoding PspA/IM30 family protein — MSKQTILGRVTQLAKANINALIDQAEDPQKMLDQLIRDYTNNIAEAEQAVAATIGNLRLMEQDHAEDVAAAKEWGGKALAASRKADELRTAGSAAEADKFDNLAKVALGRQLQSEKEARTAEPTIASQTEVVDKLKSGLDRMKAKLGELKAKRDELVARAKSAQAQNRMMDAVKSIDVLDPTSELNRFEEKVRREEARAVGKQELAASSLDAQFEQLDTMGDSAEVEARLAALKSPS, encoded by the coding sequence GTGTCGAAGCAGACGATTCTCGGCCGTGTCACCCAGCTCGCGAAGGCCAACATCAACGCGCTCATCGATCAGGCCGAGGACCCGCAGAAGATGCTGGACCAGCTGATCCGCGACTACACCAACAACATCGCGGAGGCCGAGCAGGCGGTCGCCGCCACCATCGGCAACCTGCGGCTGATGGAGCAGGACCACGCGGAGGACGTGGCGGCGGCGAAGGAGTGGGGCGGCAAGGCGCTCGCGGCCAGCCGCAAGGCGGACGAGCTGCGGACCGCGGGCTCGGCGGCGGAGGCGGACAAGTTCGACAACCTCGCCAAGGTCGCGCTGGGCCGCCAGCTCCAGTCGGAGAAGGAGGCGCGGACGGCCGAGCCGACGATCGCCTCGCAGACCGAGGTGGTCGACAAGCTCAAGTCGGGGCTCGACCGGATGAAGGCCAAGCTGGGCGAGTTGAAGGCGAAGCGGGACGAGCTGGTGGCCCGCGCCAAATCCGCCCAGGCCCAGAACCGGATGATGGACGCGGTGAAGTCGATCGACGTGCTCGACCCGACGAGCGAGCTGAACCGCTTCGAGGAGAAGGTGCGGCGCGAGGAGGCGCGGGCGGTGGGCAAGCAGGAGCTGGCCGCCTCCTCGCTCGACGCGCAGTTCGAGCAGCTGGACACCATGGGCGACAGCGCGGAGGTGGAGGCCCGGCTCGCCGCGCTGAAGTCCCCGTCCTGA
- a CDS encoding TPM domain-containing protein, with protein MTPPATRIRSSRPCRALLGVLFAAYWLAAGTAAPAWADNPVTLSRDGQITDRTGALGDRTGEVEAALDSLFDERRVQLFVVYVRDFSGRSSQSWADETATRNGLGQDDVLLAVATHDRQYAYSVDEASRLTDAELRDVASTAVVPALRVNDWAGAAIGAANGYAAVLAGQPVPSPSLSPGPADPGSSGSGGTDAGDFLLPVVLLVAVVAVAAYAFARRRRRAKTRTTPASTGWGTAAPGAAAAGEPPAPLPELDARAKELLVDTDDAVRTSEEELGFASAQFGEEAAAPFAAAVTRAKSELTASFRLRQQLDDAIVEDEPTQRRMLEEIISRCTAADEQLDAVAADFDRLRDLEQNAPQALSEVEATFRDLTGRAATAGSTLDAMRTDYAPSAAAPVADDVEQAKERLVFATSSLNQARQAVDGGDNSRAAVFVRAAESAVRQAATLVDAVERRAAELAEAASRVPAALTEMETDLADAHGLLRGTAQGVSTADLQGRIGRAEAVLADVRGEVAGGRHDPIDALRRLEEADAALDESLAGARERDQGNTRARPLLDQAMLSARSAISAAADYITTHRGAVGSQARTRLAEAQRHAEQAGQLAAGGDPQRALAEAQRADALAGQAQALAEQDVRAFDSRSGPGGMRGGGGGMGGAVLGGILLGGLLGGGGRGGGRGFGGGFGGGGGFGGGGFGGAGPGSFGGGGTRGRRGGGGRF; from the coding sequence GTGACGCCTCCCGCGACCCGTATCCGCAGCTCCCGACCCTGCCGGGCCCTGCTCGGCGTGCTGTTCGCGGCCTACTGGCTGGCCGCCGGGACCGCGGCTCCGGCGTGGGCGGACAACCCCGTCACGCTCTCCCGGGACGGGCAGATCACCGACCGGACCGGGGCGCTCGGGGACCGTACCGGGGAGGTGGAGGCGGCGCTCGACTCCCTCTTCGACGAGCGGCGGGTGCAGCTCTTCGTCGTGTACGTACGCGACTTCTCCGGCCGCTCCTCGCAGAGCTGGGCCGACGAGACCGCCACCCGCAACGGTCTGGGCCAGGACGACGTGCTGCTGGCCGTCGCCACCCACGACCGGCAGTACGCGTACTCCGTGGACGAGGCGTCCCGGCTCACCGACGCGGAGCTGAGGGACGTGGCGAGCACCGCCGTCGTGCCGGCGCTGCGGGTGAACGACTGGGCGGGAGCGGCGATCGGCGCGGCGAACGGTTACGCGGCGGTGCTCGCGGGGCAGCCGGTGCCCTCGCCCTCCCTCTCCCCCGGCCCGGCCGATCCCGGGTCGAGCGGTTCGGGCGGCACCGACGCCGGTGATTTCCTGCTCCCGGTGGTCCTGCTGGTCGCGGTCGTCGCGGTCGCGGCGTACGCCTTCGCCCGGCGCAGGCGGCGGGCGAAGACCCGTACGACTCCGGCCTCCACCGGCTGGGGCACCGCGGCGCCCGGTGCGGCGGCGGCCGGCGAACCGCCGGCCCCGTTGCCCGAGTTGGACGCCCGCGCCAAGGAGCTGCTGGTGGACACGGACGACGCGGTACGCACCAGCGAGGAGGAACTGGGCTTCGCCTCGGCCCAGTTCGGCGAGGAGGCGGCGGCACCGTTCGCGGCGGCGGTGACACGTGCCAAGAGTGAGCTGACCGCGTCCTTCCGACTGCGTCAGCAGCTCGACGACGCGATCGTGGAGGACGAGCCGACCCAGCGCCGGATGCTGGAGGAGATCATCAGCCGCTGCACCGCCGCCGACGAGCAACTCGACGCGGTTGCCGCCGACTTCGACCGGCTGCGGGACCTGGAGCAGAACGCCCCGCAGGCGCTGTCGGAGGTGGAGGCGACCTTCCGGGACCTCACCGGCCGGGCGGCGACGGCGGGTTCGACGCTGGACGCGATGCGCACCGACTACGCGCCCTCGGCCGCCGCCCCCGTCGCGGACGACGTCGAACAGGCCAAGGAGCGCCTGGTGTTCGCCACCTCCTCCCTCAACCAGGCCCGCCAGGCGGTGGACGGCGGCGACAACTCCCGGGCCGCCGTGTTCGTACGGGCGGCGGAGAGCGCGGTGCGCCAGGCCGCCACCCTGGTGGACGCCGTGGAGCGGCGGGCCGCCGAGCTCGCCGAAGCCGCGTCCCGCGTCCCCGCCGCGCTCACCGAGATGGAGACGGACCTCGCGGACGCCCACGGGCTGCTGCGGGGCACCGCGCAGGGCGTCTCCACGGCCGACCTCCAGGGGCGGATCGGCCGGGCGGAGGCGGTGCTGGCGGACGTACGGGGCGAGGTGGCGGGCGGACGTCACGACCCCATCGACGCGCTGCGCCGACTGGAGGAGGCGGACGCGGCGCTGGACGAGTCGCTGGCCGGGGCGCGCGAGCGGGACCAGGGCAACACCCGGGCCCGCCCGTTGCTGGACCAGGCGATGCTCTCCGCCCGCTCGGCGATCTCGGCCGCCGCCGACTACATCACCACGCACCGGGGCGCGGTCGGCAGCCAGGCCCGCACCCGGCTGGCGGAGGCCCAGCGCCACGCGGAGCAGGCCGGGCAGCTCGCCGCGGGCGGTGATCCGCAGCGCGCGCTCGCCGAGGCGCAGCGGGCCGACGCGCTGGCCGGGCAGGCCCAGGCTCTCGCCGAGCAGGACGTACGTGCCTTCGACAGCCGCTCCGGTCCGGGCGGGATGCGGGGCGGGGGCGGCGGGATGGGCGGGGCCGTGCTCGGCGGCATCCTCCTCGGCGGACTCCTCGGTGGCGGCGGGCGGGGCGGCGGCCGCGGATTCGGCGGGGGCTTCGGCGGGGGCGGTGGTTTCGGCGGGGGCGGCTTCGGCGGTGCGGGGCCCGGCAGCTTCGGCGGCGGGGGGACGCGGGGCCGCAGAGGCGGCGGTGGCCGCTTCTGA
- a CDS encoding prevent-host-death protein, giving the protein MSAVHYESYTEARTHFKDLLDAAGEGRVATVRRDSGRAAVVDAERLRHDLSLVRSVKAQAVAEAGGWSIFIPGLPVAADGATFDEAISEMVDALREYAEDWQDRLSTAPNHRDNWGLVQLIGLSDDEQLAAWLVGTDR; this is encoded by the coding sequence ATGTCCGCAGTGCACTACGAGAGCTACACGGAAGCGCGCACGCACTTCAAGGATCTCCTCGATGCGGCAGGCGAGGGTCGAGTGGCGACAGTGCGCCGGGATTCCGGCCGCGCTGCGGTGGTCGATGCCGAGCGACTCCGTCACGATCTGTCATTGGTCCGCTCAGTGAAGGCGCAGGCCGTCGCGGAGGCCGGAGGTTGGTCGATCTTCATTCCGGGGCTCCCCGTAGCGGCGGACGGAGCGACCTTCGACGAGGCCATCAGCGAAATGGTCGACGCTCTGCGTGAATACGCCGAGGACTGGCAGGATCGACTGAGCACTGCACCCAATCACCGTGACAACTGGGGTTTGGTGCAGCTGATCGGTCTGAGTGACGACGAGCAGCTTGCCGCCTGGCTCGTCGGAACGGACCGGTGA
- a CDS encoding cytotoxic translational repressor of toxin-antitoxin stability system, whose protein sequence is MNRPQPDRERHEKFCVVEKWERVRDARGRTGTHHLTYELTLHDARVVRTRVSHPVDRTVYGAGMWGHILRDQLDVSEDEFWDCVLDGRLPDRGVPATPKEALPAELVYLLIHRAGLAEETVAGLTKEEAVDRLHQYWAEGP, encoded by the coding sequence GTGAACCGGCCGCAGCCGGACCGTGAGCGCCATGAGAAATTCTGTGTGGTCGAGAAGTGGGAGCGGGTTCGCGATGCGCGCGGGCGTACGGGTACGCATCACCTCACCTACGAACTGACGCTGCACGACGCGCGGGTCGTGCGCACGAGGGTCTCCCATCCGGTGGACCGCACGGTCTATGGCGCGGGTATGTGGGGGCACATCCTGCGTGATCAACTTGACGTCTCCGAGGATGAATTCTGGGACTGTGTGCTTGACGGCCGACTTCCGGACCGGGGAGTCCCGGCAACGCCGAAGGAAGCTCTGCCTGCCGAGCTGGTGTACTTGCTGATCCACCGAGCTGGTCTGGCGGAGGAGACGGTGGCCGGGCTCACCAAAGAAGAGGCGGTGGACCGGCTCCATCAGTACTGGGCCGAGGGGCCCTGA
- a CDS encoding glycoside hydrolase family 1 protein: MTHTPVQFPEGFLWGASTAAHQIEGNNTNSDWWVKEHSAGTNIQEPSLDACDSYHRWDEDMDLLASLGFTDYRFSIEWARIEPAEGHFSRAELAHYRRMVEGAVARGLRPMITLHHFTVPQWFEARGGWTAEGAVELFARYVSACAPVIASDVSHVCTINEPNMIAVMAGLAKRGEIGFPPAGLPFPDEDTTVAVIAAHHAAVKEVRAIDPSIKVGWSVANQVYQAQPGAEEVTAAYRQPREDVFIEAARGDDWIGVQSYTRTKIGADGPIPAPADVERTLTQWEYYPSAVGHALRHTAELVGPEVALIVTENGIATDDDTRRADYYAGALNEVAAGLEDGLNIQGYLAWSALDNYEWGSFKPTFGLIAVNLETFERTARDSAKWLGSLGRTRELPRLAG, from the coding sequence ATGACGCACACCCCGGTCCAGTTCCCCGAAGGCTTCCTGTGGGGCGCCTCCACCGCCGCCCACCAGATCGAGGGCAACAACACCAACAGCGACTGGTGGGTCAAGGAGCACTCCGCCGGCACCAACATCCAGGAGCCCAGCCTCGACGCGTGTGACAGCTACCACCGCTGGGACGAGGACATGGACCTGCTGGCCTCCCTCGGCTTCACCGACTACCGGTTCTCCATCGAGTGGGCGCGCATCGAGCCGGCCGAGGGCCACTTCTCCCGCGCCGAACTGGCGCACTACCGCCGCATGGTGGAAGGCGCCGTCGCCCGCGGCCTGCGCCCGATGATCACCCTGCACCACTTCACCGTGCCGCAGTGGTTCGAGGCGCGCGGCGGCTGGACGGCCGAGGGTGCCGTCGAGCTGTTCGCCCGGTACGTCTCCGCCTGCGCCCCGGTCATCGCCTCGGACGTCAGCCACGTCTGCACCATCAACGAGCCGAACATGATCGCCGTGATGGCGGGCCTCGCCAAGCGCGGCGAGATCGGCTTCCCGCCGGCCGGTCTGCCCTTCCCCGACGAGGACACCACCGTCGCCGTCATCGCCGCGCACCACGCGGCCGTGAAGGAGGTCCGCGCGATCGACCCGTCGATCAAGGTCGGCTGGTCCGTCGCCAACCAGGTCTACCAGGCCCAGCCCGGCGCCGAGGAGGTCACCGCCGCCTACCGCCAGCCGCGCGAGGACGTCTTCATCGAGGCGGCCCGCGGCGACGACTGGATCGGCGTGCAGTCCTACACCCGTACGAAGATCGGCGCCGACGGCCCGATCCCGGCGCCCGCCGACGTCGAGCGCACCCTCACGCAGTGGGAGTACTACCCGAGCGCGGTCGGCCACGCGCTGCGGCACACCGCCGAGCTGGTCGGCCCCGAGGTCGCGCTGATCGTGACCGAGAACGGCATCGCGACCGACGACGACACCCGCCGCGCCGACTACTACGCCGGTGCGCTGAACGAGGTCGCCGCCGGTCTGGAGGACGGGCTCAACATCCAGGGCTACCTGGCGTGGAGCGCGCTCGACAACTACGAGTGGGGCTCGTTCAAGCCGACCTTCGGCCTGATCGCGGTGAACCTGGAGACCTTCGAGCGCACCGCCCGCGACTCCGCGAAGTGGCTGGGCTCGCTCGGCCGCACCCGCGAACTCCCGCGCCTCGCGGGCTGA
- a CDS encoding carbohydrate ABC transporter permease, whose amino-acid sequence MSATNAPGTLRTAPKEQRPSTGSASKGSAPQAGKPRSGFRPGRVLVYVLLSVGLLVMSAPFLWMALSSFKTTSDLSASPPVWIPSTWTLDNFRELLDKLDLPLYFMNSVIVAVLVTVCNLVFCSMLGYALAKLKFAGQNKIFGLVLGALMVPGNLMLLPLFVLMSKLGLIDSYAGLVLPFAAGAFGVFLMRQFMQSIPDELLEAARMDGAGEWYIFWRIVMPLVKPALATLSIFTFLGSWNNFVWPLIATNDPDKYTLPVALATFATDPNKAGGSNGVLMAGAFLVVLPVLILFIALQRHFTQGIATAGMK is encoded by the coding sequence ATGAGCGCCACCAACGCACCCGGCACGCTGCGGACGGCGCCGAAGGAGCAGCGCCCGTCCACGGGCTCCGCGTCCAAGGGCTCCGCGCCGCAGGCGGGGAAGCCGCGCTCGGGCTTCCGTCCCGGCCGCGTCCTCGTCTACGTGCTGCTCTCGGTCGGACTGCTGGTCATGTCCGCGCCGTTCCTCTGGATGGCGCTCTCGTCCTTCAAGACCACGTCCGACCTCTCGGCCAGCCCGCCGGTCTGGATCCCGTCCACCTGGACGCTGGACAACTTCCGCGAGCTGCTCGACAAGCTGGACCTGCCGCTGTACTTCATGAACTCCGTGATCGTGGCGGTGCTGGTCACCGTCTGCAATCTGGTGTTCTGCTCGATGCTCGGCTACGCGCTGGCCAAGCTGAAGTTCGCCGGCCAGAACAAGATCTTCGGCCTGGTGCTGGGCGCGCTGATGGTGCCCGGCAACCTGATGCTGCTGCCGCTCTTCGTCCTGATGAGCAAGCTCGGCCTGATCGACTCGTACGCCGGTCTGGTGCTGCCGTTCGCGGCGGGCGCCTTCGGGGTCTTCCTGATGCGGCAGTTCATGCAGTCGATCCCGGACGAGCTGCTGGAAGCGGCCCGGATGGACGGCGCCGGCGAGTGGTACATCTTCTGGCGCATCGTGATGCCGCTGGTGAAGCCCGCCCTCGCGACCCTGTCGATCTTCACCTTCCTCGGGTCCTGGAACAACTTCGTCTGGCCGCTGATCGCGACCAACGACCCGGACAAGTACACGCTGCCGGTCGCGCTCGCGACCTTCGCCACCGACCCGAACAAGGCCGGCGGATCGAACGGCGTACTGATGGCCGGTGCCTTCCTCGTCGTCCTGCCGGTGCTGATCCTCTTCATCGCCCTGCAGCGCCACTTCACCCAGGGCATCGCCACCGCCGGCATGAAGTAG
- a CDS encoding carbohydrate ABC transporter permease produces MSTVTGKAAQTAKGPQGRATAKSPAAGPGASQGRQVRRKPLGRQNAAGWLFSTPFLVLFLVFMAFPILATLVMSFTDFGLRNVTHPLDAKFIGFENYVNLFGDDKFLRSLLNTGYFVVVGVPLTIGIGLLVAVLLNNGIDRARTFFRVGFYAPVVTTIVAVAVVWRFVLDPSDGLISGLFSEVGLTGPDFLGSEALAMPSMIAMAVWRNVGTVMVLFIAGLQAIPTEVREAARLDGTGVWAEFKGITVPLLRPTMLYATVITTIGYLNVFEEPFVMTQGGPSDSTLTVSLNMYREGFNFFHMGYASAMAYVLFVVIMAITVLQLRLLKDNTK; encoded by the coding sequence ATGAGCACCGTGACCGGAAAGGCCGCGCAGACGGCCAAGGGACCGCAGGGGCGGGCGACCGCGAAGTCGCCCGCCGCCGGGCCCGGCGCATCGCAGGGCCGTCAGGTCCGCAGGAAGCCGCTGGGGAGGCAGAACGCGGCGGGCTGGCTCTTCTCCACCCCGTTCCTCGTCCTGTTCCTCGTCTTCATGGCCTTCCCGATCCTCGCCACCCTGGTGATGAGCTTCACCGACTTCGGGCTGCGCAACGTGACGCACCCGCTGGACGCGAAGTTCATCGGCTTCGAGAACTACGTCAACCTCTTCGGTGACGACAAGTTCCTGAGGTCTCTGCTCAACACCGGCTACTTCGTGGTCGTCGGTGTGCCGCTGACCATCGGGATCGGCCTGCTCGTCGCCGTACTGCTGAACAACGGCATCGACCGCGCCCGGACGTTCTTCCGGGTGGGCTTCTACGCCCCGGTGGTCACCACCATCGTCGCGGTCGCCGTGGTGTGGCGGTTCGTGCTCGACCCGAGCGACGGCCTGATCTCGGGCCTGTTCTCCGAAGTCGGCCTGACCGGGCCGGACTTCCTCGGGTCCGAGGCGCTCGCCATGCCGTCGATGATCGCCATGGCGGTCTGGCGGAACGTCGGTACGGTCATGGTGCTCTTCATCGCCGGCCTCCAGGCCATCCCGACCGAGGTCCGGGAGGCCGCGCGCCTCGACGGCACGGGTGTCTGGGCGGAGTTCAAGGGCATCACCGTCCCGCTGCTGCGGCCGACGATGCTCTACGCCACGGTCATCACCACCATCGGCTACCTCAACGTCTTCGAGGAGCCGTTCGTGATGACCCAGGGCGGGCCCTCCGACTCGACCCTCACCGTCTCGCTGAACATGTACCGCGAAGGCTTCAACTTCTTCCACATGGGTTACGCCAGTGCCATGGCGTACGTCCTGTTCGTGGTGATCATGGCCATCACGGTGCTCCAGCTCCGACTGCTGAAGGACAACACCAAATGA
- a CDS encoding sugar ABC transporter substrate-binding protein, producing MPRTARITVSAGIAAALAFGITACGGSGGDSVAADKKQTLTVWAMGAEGEKLADVAKVYEKAHPNVTVKVTPVGWDVAHQKLVSAAAAGTMPDVAQMGGSYMGEFSDLGVLEPVDTKTFDEKDYFPSGWSQGEVDGTAYGVPWYVDTRVLYYRTDLAKKAGITKAPTTWKEMQALATAYQKDAGTKWGLSIQPSGLDTVQNFYPFLYSAGGSIIDDKGKVVIDSPAAVKALKEYGSYFDKGLSNKSVQPGYDVVKDFGNGRVPMFFGGPWHVTLLDEGQPQLKGKWAVANVPADASSTSMAGGSSLVISKDSEHKAAATEFIKYLTGTEGQADWYKRTKDLPANTNAWTSGTLADDADLQVFKKQMDTAKASPTLSNLTEITDKVDQAIAKVTQGKASAEDALKTAQSQIESLVK from the coding sequence ATGCCCCGCACCGCCAGAATCACCGTCTCCGCCGGGATAGCGGCCGCTCTCGCCTTCGGCATCACCGCCTGCGGCGGCTCGGGTGGCGACTCCGTCGCCGCCGACAAGAAGCAGACGCTGACCGTCTGGGCCATGGGTGCCGAGGGCGAGAAGCTCGCCGACGTCGCCAAGGTCTACGAGAAGGCCCACCCGAACGTCACGGTGAAGGTGACTCCGGTCGGCTGGGACGTCGCCCACCAGAAGCTGGTCTCCGCCGCTGCCGCCGGCACCATGCCGGACGTGGCCCAGATGGGCGGCAGTTACATGGGCGAGTTCTCCGACCTCGGTGTGCTGGAGCCGGTCGACACCAAGACCTTCGACGAGAAGGACTACTTCCCGTCGGGCTGGAGCCAGGGCGAGGTGGACGGCACCGCCTACGGCGTGCCGTGGTACGTCGACACCCGGGTCCTCTACTACCGCACCGACCTGGCGAAGAAGGCCGGCATCACCAAGGCTCCGACCACCTGGAAGGAGATGCAGGCCCTCGCCACCGCGTACCAGAAGGACGCGGGCACCAAGTGGGGCCTCTCCATCCAGCCCAGCGGCCTGGACACGGTGCAGAACTTCTACCCGTTCCTGTACTCGGCCGGCGGCTCGATCATCGACGACAAGGGCAAGGTCGTCATCGACAGCCCCGCCGCCGTCAAGGCGCTGAAGGAGTACGGCTCCTACTTCGACAAGGGCCTCTCCAACAAGTCGGTGCAGCCCGGCTACGACGTGGTGAAGGACTTCGGCAACGGCCGCGTCCCGATGTTCTTCGGCGGTCCGTGGCACGTGACCCTCCTCGACGAGGGCCAGCCGCAGCTGAAGGGCAAGTGGGCCGTGGCGAACGTGCCGGCCGACGCGTCCTCCACCTCGATGGCGGGCGGCTCCTCCCTGGTGATCTCCAAGGACAGTGAGCACAAGGCCGCGGCCACCGAGTTCATCAAGTACCTGACCGGCACCGAGGGCCAGGCCGACTGGTACAAGCGCACCAAGGACCTTCCCGCGAACACCAACGCGTGGACGTCCGGCACCCTCGCCGACGACGCCGACCTCCAGGTCTTCAAGAAGCAGATGGACACCGCCAAGGCGTCCCCGACCCTCTCGAACCTGACGGAGATCACCGACAAGGTCGACCAGGCCATCGCCAAGGTGACCCAGGGCAAGGCATCGGCCGAGGACGCGCTGAAGACCGCGCAGTCCCAGATCGAAAGCCTCGTGAAGTAG
- a CDS encoding acetylxylan esterase, whose protein sequence is MPSLAHAFPFDPRHGHTRESLSGVPAPAAPEGFDAFWRGRYAEAREVDTAPELGPVEEERDGVRVHGMTYTSVGGVRLGGWVALPDGTSPPGGAGARGAARYGFVVGHGYGGRDRPGPDLPLPLPGAAAILPCVRGMGTRGRVPGIPDTADAHVLTGIGARDTYVIGDCVADLWCAASALLTLAPELELPGAPRLGYLGESFGGGLGALALPWDARFGAAQLTVPTFGNHPLRLTLPCTGSGEAVRAHHREHPEVTEVLAYFDAATAATRLTLPTLVAAALFDPAVPPPGQFAVYNALAGARELKVLTAGHFAYRGIAEEVRELRAHRARFFGEHLGR, encoded by the coding sequence ATGCCCTCACTTGCCCACGCGTTCCCCTTCGACCCGCGCCACGGCCACACCCGCGAGAGTCTGTCGGGCGTCCCCGCCCCCGCCGCCCCCGAGGGCTTCGACGCGTTCTGGCGCGGCCGGTACGCGGAAGCCCGGGAGGTCGACACGGCGCCGGAGCTCGGCCCGGTGGAGGAGGAGCGGGACGGCGTACGCGTCCACGGGATGACGTACACCTCGGTGGGCGGGGTACGGCTGGGCGGCTGGGTCGCCCTCCCGGACGGCACGTCCCCGCCCGGGGGCGCCGGCGCCCGTGGCGCGGCCCGGTACGGCTTCGTCGTCGGACACGGCTACGGCGGGCGCGACCGGCCCGGCCCGGACCTGCCGCTCCCGCTGCCCGGGGCCGCGGCGATCCTGCCCTGCGTACGCGGGATGGGCACCCGGGGACGCGTCCCGGGCATCCCGGACACCGCGGACGCGCACGTCCTCACCGGTATCGGCGCCCGCGACACGTACGTCATCGGCGACTGCGTGGCCGACCTCTGGTGCGCCGCCTCCGCGCTGCTCACGCTCGCCCCCGAGCTGGAGCTGCCGGGAGCCCCGCGCCTCGGCTACCTCGGCGAGAGCTTCGGCGGCGGGCTCGGCGCCCTCGCGCTGCCCTGGGACGCGCGGTTCGGCGCCGCCCAGCTCACCGTGCCGACCTTCGGCAACCACCCGCTGCGCCTCACGCTCCCGTGCACCGGCAGCGGCGAGGCGGTCCGCGCCCACCACCGGGAACACCCCGAAGTCACCGAGGTGCTGGCGTACTTCGACGCGGCGACGGCCGCCACCCGGCTGACCCTGCCGACCCTGGTCGCGGCGGCCCTGTTCGACCCCGCCGTACCGCCGCCGGGCCAGTTCGCCGTGTACAACGCGCTGGCCGGGGCGCGGGAGCTGAAGGTGCTGACCGCGGGGCACTTCGCGTACCGGGGCATCGCGGAGGAGGTCCGGGAGCTGCGCGCGCACCGGGCACGGTTCTTCGGCGAGCACCTCGGGCGGTGA
- a CDS encoding LacI family DNA-binding transcriptional regulator → MSAPTVYDVAERSGVSIATVSRVYRTPDSVRPQTRERVLAAARELGYVPSGNARGLASRTTGVLGLCFPDYADPDAETAAALSDGDDDNAVMLYSDQIIRGMERAARRHGYALLIAASLDGGPESLVAKVAGRVDGFAVLARTVPTEDLDVISRRLPVVMLAGPREIDHLDHVEVANRDGERELARHLIDDHGLRRLVFVGGEADSPDAEARFDGFRQACREAGLPVPDQPELRTAMMTQAEGARAAEALLDRADEAGTVRPEAMLFANDQMAVGALQALERRGVRVPQDIAVTGFDGIPLSRLVRPTLTTVRQPIRRLGEEAAELLVRRLGDRDRDPVSVELPVALARRESCGCG, encoded by the coding sequence GTGAGTGCCCCCACGGTGTACGACGTCGCGGAACGATCCGGCGTCTCCATCGCCACGGTCTCCCGTGTGTACCGCACCCCGGACTCGGTCCGGCCCCAGACCCGGGAGCGGGTCCTGGCGGCGGCCCGGGAGCTGGGTTACGTACCCAGCGGAAACGCCCGGGGCCTGGCCAGCCGCACCACGGGCGTCCTCGGGCTCTGCTTCCCCGACTACGCCGACCCGGACGCCGAGACGGCGGCGGCGCTCAGCGACGGCGACGACGACAACGCCGTGATGCTCTACTCCGACCAGATCATCCGGGGCATGGAACGGGCCGCCCGCCGGCACGGCTACGCCCTGCTGATCGCCGCCTCCCTGGACGGCGGACCGGAGAGCCTGGTGGCGAAGGTCGCGGGACGGGTCGACGGCTTCGCCGTCCTCGCGCGGACCGTGCCGACCGAGGACCTCGACGTCATCTCGCGCCGCCTCCCGGTCGTGATGCTCGCCGGCCCCCGCGAGATAGACCACCTCGACCACGTGGAGGTCGCCAACCGGGACGGCGAACGCGAACTCGCCCGGCACCTCATCGACGACCACGGGCTGCGCCGCCTGGTCTTCGTCGGCGGTGAGGCGGACTCCCCCGACGCGGAGGCCCGGTTCGACGGCTTCCGGCAGGCGTGCCGGGAGGCCGGGCTGCCCGTACCGGACCAGCCCGAGCTGCGCACCGCGATGATGACCCAGGCGGAGGGCGCCCGCGCCGCCGAGGCGCTGCTCGACCGCGCGGACGAGGCCGGAACCGTCCGGCCCGAGGCGATGCTCTTCGCCAACGACCAGATGGCCGTGGGGGCCCTCCAGGCGCTGGAACGCCGGGGCGTGCGGGTGCCGCAGGACATCGCGGTGACCGGCTTCGACGGCATCCCGCTGAGCCGTCTCGTGCGCCCCACCCTGACCACGGTCCGCCAGCCCATCCGGCGGCTCGGCGAAGAGGCGGCGGAGCTGCTGGTGCGACGCCTCGGCGACCGCGACCGCGACCCGGTCTCGGTGGAGCTCCCGGTGGCCCTGGCCCGCCGGGAGAGCTGCGGCTGCGGCTGA